A region from the Beduinella massiliensis genome encodes:
- a CDS encoding extracellular solute-binding protein produces MKKFLAMLMALCLLIPAGAMADGLTVSTTSPFSDYDFAAQIYVDALAAWEQESGNMVEDSSALPDENWMSTVKEGLTGGTLDVLFYPTSSFTDEMAAQFVPAVEIAAKYPELTLPAPDNLRQSDGNVYALPLRYTWVALYVNADLFEINGVALPTTWQQLMDAVAKFKALGLTPISNALSDWPHDLVDSVVLSAGAPQDHNADPKQGVPASYARGMDMLKELYNAGAFGTDALTIADDEASRRFVEHEAAMRVDGEWLGASLPAEQMERTIVIALPAYGEGAVEGALVGGATIGCYITRAAWNDDARREAAVSLVKALLTGENSEKLAYSFSGRLLDSAKTMTQGAPAFVRSLMDVGGEGFYTWMAELPDILNGSADANSVLGSAF; encoded by the coding sequence ATGAAGAAGTTTCTGGCTATGCTCATGGCGCTGTGCCTGCTGATTCCGGCGGGCGCGATGGCGGACGGGTTGACGGTGTCCACGACGTCGCCGTTCTCCGATTACGATTTTGCCGCGCAGATTTACGTGGACGCGCTGGCCGCCTGGGAGCAGGAGTCGGGGAACATGGTGGAGGATTCCTCCGCGCTGCCCGACGAAAACTGGATGTCCACGGTGAAGGAGGGGCTGACCGGCGGCACGCTGGACGTGCTCTTCTACCCCACCAGCAGCTTCACGGATGAGATGGCCGCGCAGTTCGTGCCCGCCGTCGAGATCGCCGCGAAGTATCCCGAGCTCACGCTGCCCGCTCCGGACAACCTGCGGCAATCGGACGGCAACGTATACGCCCTGCCGCTGCGCTACACCTGGGTCGCGCTGTACGTCAACGCGGACCTGTTCGAGATCAACGGCGTGGCGCTGCCCACGACCTGGCAGCAACTGATGGACGCAGTGGCGAAGTTCAAGGCGCTGGGCCTCACCCCGATTTCCAACGCGCTGAGCGACTGGCCGCACGACCTGGTGGACAGCGTGGTGCTTTCTGCCGGTGCGCCGCAGGACCATAACGCGGACCCGAAGCAGGGAGTGCCCGCCTCCTACGCGCGCGGCATGGATATGCTGAAGGAGCTGTACAACGCGGGCGCGTTCGGCACGGACGCCCTGACGATTGCGGACGACGAGGCCTCGCGCCGCTTCGTCGAGCATGAGGCCGCGATGCGCGTGGACGGCGAATGGCTGGGCGCATCGCTTCCGGCCGAGCAGATGGAACGGACCATCGTGATCGCGCTGCCCGCATATGGCGAGGGCGCGGTCGAGGGCGCGCTGGTCGGCGGCGCTACCATCGGCTGCTACATCACGCGCGCCGCGTGGAACGACGATGCGCGCCGCGAGGCGGCGGTCTCTCTGGTGAAGGCTTTGCTGACCGGTGAGAACAGCGAAAAGCTGGCCTACTCTTTCTCCGGCAGGCTGCTGGACAGCGCCAAGACCATGACCCAGGGCGCGCCGGCGTTCGTGCGTTCGCTGATGGACGTGGGCGGCGAGGGCTTCTACACCTGGATGGCGGAGCTGCCGGACATTCTCAACGGCAGCGCGGACGCGAACAGCGTGCTCGGCAGCGCGTTCTAA
- the rbr gene encoding rubrerythrin, whose translation MELKSSKTYENLQAAFAGESQAHTKYQYYASKARKDGYEQIADLFMETSHNEKEHAKIWFKLLHDGVPSTPENLLDAAQGENYEWTDMYDGFAKTAKEEGFEHIAFLFEQVGKIEKEHEERYRKLLSNVKEGVVFSREGDQIWQCANCGHIVVGKKAPEVCPVCSHPQSYFQILAKNY comes from the coding sequence ATGGAACTGAAGAGCAGCAAGACGTATGAGAACCTGCAGGCCGCGTTCGCCGGCGAAAGCCAGGCGCATACCAAATATCAGTACTACGCTTCCAAGGCGCGCAAGGACGGCTACGAGCAGATCGCCGATCTGTTCATGGAGACCTCGCACAACGAGAAGGAGCACGCGAAGATCTGGTTCAAGCTGCTGCACGACGGCGTGCCCTCCACGCCCGAAAACCTGCTGGATGCGGCGCAGGGCGAGAACTACGAGTGGACCGATATGTACGACGGCTTCGCCAAGACCGCAAAGGAAGAGGGCTTTGAGCACATCGCCTTCCTGTTCGAGCAGGTCGGCAAGATCGAGAAGGAGCACGAGGAGCGCTACCGCAAGCTGCTTTCCAACGTGAAGGAAGGCGTCGTCTTCTCCCGCGAGGGAGATCAGATCTGGCAGTGCGCCAACTGCGGCCACATTGTGGTGGGCAAGAAGGCGCCGGAGGTTTGCCCGGTCTGCTCGCACCCGCAGTCCTACTTCCAGATTCTCGCGAAGAACTACTGA
- a CDS encoding HAD family phosphatase, with product MKAAIFDMDGTVLDSMEQWRSLSVLFLQKRGIEVPDELREALRQMSGVMAAKLYAKRFGLKVNTQAIMDEYLSHMEYCYLHEIGLKPGIRDYLERLKAQDVPCCIATATPQALAVRALERHGLTPYFRFVVGTKEERRGKDDPVFFELTASRLGVTAAECTVFEDALYAMQGAKKAGCRVIGVEDGTNLADREAMTKLCDRVIAHYDEL from the coding sequence ATGAAGGCGGCAATTTTTGACATGGACGGAACGGTGCTTGACTCGATGGAGCAGTGGCGATCGCTCAGCGTCCTTTTCTTACAGAAGCGGGGCATCGAGGTGCCGGACGAGCTGCGCGAGGCGCTTCGGCAGATGAGCGGCGTGATGGCCGCCAAGCTGTACGCCAAGCGCTTTGGCCTGAAGGTGAACACGCAGGCGATCATGGATGAGTACCTCTCGCACATGGAGTATTGCTACCTGCACGAAATCGGGTTGAAGCCCGGCATTCGGGACTATCTGGAGCGGTTAAAGGCGCAGGACGTTCCCTGCTGCATTGCGACGGCGACCCCGCAGGCGCTGGCCGTCCGCGCGCTCGAACGCCACGGCCTTACGCCCTATTTCCGGTTCGTGGTGGGCACCAAGGAAGAGCGGCGCGGCAAGGACGATCCGGTATTCTTCGAGCTGACGGCCTCGCGCCTCGGGGTGACGGCGGCGGAGTGCACGGTCTTTGAGGACGCGCTGTACGCCATGCAGGGCGCGAAAAAAGCGGGCTGCCGGGTGATCGGCGTCGAGGACGGCACCAACCTGGCAGACCGCGAGGCGATGACAAAGCTCTGCGACCGGGTGATCGCGCATTACGACGAGCTGTAA
- a CDS encoding ATP-binding protein, whose amino-acid sequence MKRRLYARMCALSLAMTLLTAVLLLSTVYPFFQDRVHAEMRAETQTLAVGLLQAASEDGYLAALRTSDARVTLLSPEGEVLFDTDADAALMENHQDRPEVAQALTKGGGEDTRRSRTLLENMYYSALRLSDGRVLRLARPAASAAATLVQGLPVILLVLLLCVAASLLLSGRFTRSVLAPLDKIDMDHPEDSVCFEELQPFVRRIAHQQEQLAEKLTDLAAQRDRIASITSHMREGLVFVDASGAAVMVNESALDLLGARGTAWQGAHFVRISRSIALREALEAALHGESVEGDVDLTGRTYRFVASPVYEGSAAGGAILLLSDVTERRRAERMRREFTANVSHELRSPLTSISGFAEMMACGMVRDGDMKGCAARIKQEADRMVTLIGDILRLSQLDELRPDSFTEPVALLGVLRDVAARLQPQADARGIALTVSGEACCVRGDKVMLEELAQNLCDNAVKYNHDGGLVEMTLHAEGAQAVLCVRDTGIGIPREHQARVFERFYRVDKSRSKKTGGTGLGLSIVRHVAEAHGGSVRMTSAEGEGTTFEVRLPLLRQA is encoded by the coding sequence ATGAAGAGAAGGCTGTATGCGCGCATGTGCGCGCTCTCTTTGGCGATGACGCTCCTGACGGCGGTGCTGCTGCTTAGCACCGTCTATCCTTTTTTTCAGGACCGCGTGCACGCGGAAATGCGCGCGGAGACGCAAACGCTCGCCGTCGGCCTCCTACAGGCGGCAAGCGAAGACGGCTATCTCGCGGCCCTGCGAACGAGCGACGCGCGCGTGACGCTGCTCTCCCCGGAAGGCGAGGTGCTCTTCGACACGGACGCGGACGCCGCCCTGATGGAGAACCATCAGGACAGGCCGGAGGTTGCGCAGGCGCTGACAAAGGGCGGCGGCGAGGATACGCGCCGCTCGCGGACGCTGCTGGAAAACATGTATTACAGTGCGCTGCGCCTTTCAGATGGCCGCGTGCTGCGTCTGGCGCGTCCGGCGGCGAGCGCCGCCGCGACGCTCGTGCAGGGGCTTCCCGTCATCCTGCTGGTGCTGCTGCTGTGCGTGGCCGCGAGCCTGCTGCTCTCCGGCCGCTTCACCCGCAGCGTGCTCGCCCCGCTGGATAAGATCGACATGGATCACCCGGAGGACAGCGTCTGCTTCGAGGAGCTCCAGCCGTTCGTGCGCCGCATCGCGCACCAGCAGGAGCAGCTCGCCGAGAAGCTGACCGATCTGGCCGCCCAGCGCGACCGCATCGCCTCCATTACCAGCCACATGCGCGAGGGGCTCGTCTTCGTCGATGCCTCGGGCGCGGCGGTCATGGTCAATGAGAGCGCGCTCGACCTGCTCGGCGCGCGCGGCACCGCCTGGCAGGGCGCGCACTTCGTGCGCATCTCGCGCTCTATCGCCCTGCGCGAGGCGCTGGAGGCGGCGCTGCACGGCGAAAGCGTGGAAGGGGACGTGGATCTCACCGGCCGCACCTATCGCTTCGTCGCGAGCCCCGTCTACGAAGGGAGCGCGGCCGGCGGGGCGATCCTGCTGCTCAGCGACGTAACCGAGCGGCGGAGGGCGGAGCGCATGCGCCGAGAATTCACAGCCAACGTGTCTCACGAACTGCGCTCGCCGCTCACCAGCATTTCCGGCTTTGCGGAGATGATGGCCTGCGGCATGGTGCGCGACGGCGACATGAAGGGATGCGCCGCGCGCATCAAGCAGGAGGCGGACCGCATGGTGACGCTGATCGGAGACATCCTGCGCCTGTCGCAGCTCGACGAGCTCCGGCCAGATTCCTTCACCGAACCCGTGGCGCTGTTGGGCGTCCTGCGCGACGTGGCGGCGCGGCTTCAGCCGCAGGCCGACGCGCGCGGCATCGCCCTCACCGTAAGCGGCGAGGCGTGCTGCGTGCGCGGGGACAAGGTGATGCTCGAGGAGCTGGCACAGAACCTGTGCGACAACGCGGTCAAGTACAATCACGACGGCGGCCTGGTGGAAATGACGCTGCATGCTGAGGGCGCGCAGGCGGTGCTTTGCGTGCGCGATACGGGCATCGGCATCCCGCGCGAGCACCAGGCGCGCGTATTTGAACGCTTTTACCGCGTGGACAAGAGCCGCTCCAAGAAGACGGGCGGCACCGGACTGGGCCTGTCCATCGTGCGTCACGTGGCCGAGGCGCACGGCGGCAGCGTGCGCATGACCAGCGCGGAGGGCGAGGGCACGACGTTTGAGGTGAGGCTGCCGCTCCTGCGGCAGGCGTGA
- a CDS encoding MATE family efflux transporter — protein sequence MNDRRQFARYVSQQIFGMLGLSCYILADTFFISAGMGAGGLASLNLAISVYSVINGAGLMAGIGGATRYAVFRAQGDARRANRAFTDALRLGMLAAALFAALGLFGTEPLCRALGTDAQTHAMTRVYLRTILLFAPCFILNNLLLAFVRNDGAPRLAMAAMLAGSFSNILLDYLFLFPLRLGMFGAAFATGLAPIVSMAVLSPHFARGGCGFRPVACGLSARRMAGVAVPGLAALVMEVSTGLLLMVSNRVILALSGTVGVAAYGVVANLALVATALFSGLAQGIQPLVSERCGLGDRAGMRGVLRRALRVALLLAAGLYAMVFLLAEPVTAAFNGEGNEALRALAVPGLRIYFSGFLFAGVNIVLAAFFSAGGRERAGFALSLLRGCAAPLPAVAALGAWLGMTGVWLAFPCAELAALFLALRMARRAG from the coding sequence ATGAACGACCGCCGGCAATTCGCGCGCTACGTATCCCAGCAGATCTTCGGCATGCTGGGCCTTTCCTGTTACATCCTGGCCGATACCTTCTTTATCTCCGCGGGCATGGGCGCTGGGGGGCTCGCATCCCTGAACCTGGCGATCTCGGTGTACAGCGTCATAAACGGCGCCGGCCTGATGGCCGGCATCGGCGGGGCGACGCGCTACGCCGTCTTCCGGGCGCAGGGCGACGCGCGGCGGGCGAACCGCGCCTTTACGGACGCACTGCGCTTGGGGATGCTGGCGGCGGCGCTGTTTGCGGCGCTGGGACTTTTCGGAACGGAGCCGCTTTGCCGCGCGCTTGGAACCGACGCGCAGACGCATGCGATGACCCGCGTCTACCTGCGGACGATCCTGCTCTTTGCACCCTGCTTCATCCTCAATAACCTGCTGCTCGCCTTTGTCCGAAACGACGGCGCGCCTCGTCTGGCGATGGCGGCCATGCTCGCGGGCAGCTTCTCCAACATCCTGCTCGACTACCTGTTCCTCTTTCCGCTGCGTCTGGGCATGTTCGGCGCGGCCTTTGCGACGGGTCTTGCGCCCATCGTCAGCATGGCGGTGCTGAGCCCGCATTTTGCGCGGGGCGGCTGCGGCTTCCGCCCTGTCGCCTGCGGCCTGAGCGCCCGGCGCATGGCGGGCGTCGCCGTCCCGGGGCTGGCCGCGCTGGTCATGGAAGTCTCCACGGGCCTTTTGCTGATGGTCTCCAACCGCGTCATCCTGGCGCTTTCAGGCACGGTCGGGGTTGCGGCTTACGGCGTGGTGGCGAACCTCGCGCTGGTGGCGACGGCGCTCTTCTCCGGGCTGGCGCAGGGCATTCAGCCGCTGGTGAGCGAGCGCTGCGGCCTCGGCGACCGGGCGGGCATGCGGGGCGTCCTGCGCCGGGCGCTGCGCGTCGCCCTGCTGCTGGCGGCGGGGCTGTATGCGATGGTTTTCCTGCTGGCGGAGCCGGTAACCGCCGCGTTCAACGGGGAAGGGAACGAGGCGCTGCGCGCACTCGCCGTCCCGGGTTTGCGCATTTACTTTTCGGGCTTTCTCTTCGCGGGCGTGAACATCGTGCTGGCCGCCTTTTTCAGCGCCGGGGGACGCGAGCGAGCGGGCTTCGCCCTTTCCCTGCTGCGCGGCTGCGCCGCGCCCCTGCCTGCGGTGGCGGCGCTGGGGGCGTGGCTGGGCATGACCGGCGTGTGGCTTGCCTTTCCCTGCGCGGAGCTGGCGGCGCTTTTTCTGGCGCTGCGCATGGCGCGCCGCGCAGGGTGA
- a CDS encoding manganese efflux pump MntP family protein, with product MHILSVLLLGVATNLDNLIIGMSMGFQGKRISPAQNGVIAALSAAAAFVCCYVSSLCAAVGRIPNILGGVLLILLGAGPLMIHRKPHAQEEGCPAKPGGPGALSWRETLVLGLALAANCLATAFAAGMTGLGPVPIALVTGGFSLLCVGVGNLLGRRGSRLVSGPWLERTAAVLLILIGVWEIGV from the coding sequence TTGCATATTTTATCGGTGTTGCTGCTGGGCGTAGCCACCAATCTGGATAATCTCATCATCGGCATGAGCATGGGCTTTCAGGGCAAGCGCATCAGCCCCGCGCAAAACGGCGTCATCGCCGCGCTTTCGGCTGCGGCCGCGTTCGTCTGCTGCTACGTATCCTCCCTGTGCGCCGCGGTCGGCCGCATTCCGAACATATTGGGCGGCGTGCTGCTCATCCTGCTGGGCGCCGGACCGCTGATGATTCACAGAAAGCCGCACGCGCAGGAAGAAGGGTGTCCGGCGAAGCCCGGTGGGCCGGGAGCGCTTTCCTGGCGGGAGACGCTGGTACTCGGCCTCGCCCTCGCGGCCAACTGCCTGGCGACGGCGTTTGCAGCGGGCATGACGGGCCTGGGGCCCGTGCCCATCGCCCTGGTGACGGGCGGCTTCAGCCTGCTTTGCGTCGGGGTGGGGAACCTGCTCGGGCGCAGGGGGAGCCGGCTTGTCTCCGGCCCCTGGCTGGAGCGGACGGCGGCTGTGCTGCTCATCCTCATCGGCGTCTGGGAAATTGGGGTGTAA
- a CDS encoding winged helix-turn-helix domain-containing protein: MPTVYCVEDDASIRELVLYALSAGGFEARGFEDGASMRAALEKETPDLLLLDIMLPDEDGLSILSRLRAASRTQKLPVIMLTAKGSEYDKVKGLDAGADDYVTKPFGVMELLSRVRAVLRRAGVEERPERLRLGSIEMDTAAHTVASDGAEITLTHKEYELLFALMQNAGHVLSREQLMQKVWGYDFEGESRTVDVHVKTLRQKLGAGGAQIKTVRGAGYKLEERG, from the coding sequence ATGCCTACGGTTTACTGCGTCGAGGACGACGCGAGCATTCGCGAGCTGGTGCTTTACGCGCTTTCCGCGGGCGGTTTTGAGGCGCGCGGCTTTGAGGACGGCGCCTCCATGCGGGCGGCGCTGGAAAAGGAGACGCCCGACCTGCTGCTGCTGGACATCATGCTGCCGGACGAGGACGGGCTTTCCATCCTTTCGCGCCTGCGCGCGGCGTCCAGGACGCAGAAGCTTCCAGTCATCATGCTGACAGCCAAGGGCTCGGAGTACGACAAGGTCAAGGGATTGGACGCGGGGGCGGACGACTACGTGACCAAGCCCTTTGGCGTGATGGAGCTGCTTTCGCGCGTGCGCGCGGTGCTTCGCCGCGCGGGCGTGGAGGAGAGGCCGGAGCGCCTGCGGCTCGGGAGCATCGAGATGGACACGGCAGCGCATACCGTCGCCTCGGACGGCGCGGAGATCACCTTGACCCATAAGGAATACGAGCTGCTGTTCGCCCTGATGCAAAACGCGGGCCATGTGCTCTCGCGCGAGCAGCTCATGCAGAAGGTCTGGGGCTACGACTTTGAGGGCGAGAGCCGCACGGTGGACGTGCATGTGAAGACGCTGCGCCAGAAGCTGGGCGCGGGCGGCGCGCAGATCAAGACAGTGCGCGGCGCGGGGTATAAGCTGGAGGAGCGGGGATGA
- the phoU gene encoding phosphate signaling complex protein PhoU: MRIRFDGQLERLSDLLMEMGGLIERAIDGAVTALEKRDVEKARAVTRNDEEINRMEQEIESLCLKLLLQQQPVARDLRFISAALKMITDMERIGDQAADICEIVVLLAKDGAQATPVHITQMARATIQMVTDSLDAFVRRDEELARSVVSEDDEVDKLFSAARADLIERIREQRESAEEAIDLMMIAKYLERIGDHATNIAEWVVYSITGVHSSLQ; this comes from the coding sequence ATGCGCATTCGCTTTGACGGGCAGCTGGAGCGGCTCAGCGATCTTTTGATGGAAATGGGCGGGCTGATCGAGCGCGCAATCGACGGCGCGGTGACGGCTCTGGAAAAGCGCGACGTGGAAAAGGCGCGCGCCGTCACAAGAAATGACGAGGAAATCAACCGCATGGAGCAGGAAATCGAGAGCCTGTGCTTGAAACTTTTGTTGCAGCAGCAGCCTGTGGCACGGGATCTGCGCTTCATCTCTGCGGCGCTCAAGATGATCACGGACATGGAGCGCATCGGGGATCAGGCGGCGGACATCTGCGAGATCGTGGTGCTGCTGGCGAAGGACGGCGCGCAGGCGACGCCCGTGCACATCACGCAGATGGCGCGCGCGACCATCCAGATGGTGACGGACAGCCTGGACGCCTTCGTGCGCCGGGACGAGGAGCTGGCGCGGTCGGTCGTCAGCGAGGACGACGAGGTGGATAAGCTCTTCAGCGCGGCGCGGGCCGACTTGATCGAGCGCATTCGCGAGCAGCGCGAGAGCGCTGAGGAGGCGATCGACCTGATGATGATCGCCAAGTATCTGGAGCGCATCGGCGACCACGCGACGAACATCGCGGAGTGGGTGGTCTACTCCATTACGGGCGTGCACAGCAGCCTGCAATAG
- a CDS encoding TraY domain-containing protein: MKKETKDYPLRLDKKTMFKLHYIAQSEDRPISRELTRLVRKRIAEFEAEHGVIETPFDDAEQK, from the coding sequence ATGAAGAAAGAGACGAAGGACTATCCGCTGAGGCTGGATAAAAAGACGATGTTTAAGCTCCACTATATTGCGCAGAGCGAGGACCGTCCTATCAGCCGCGAACTCACTCGTCTCGTCCGCAAGAGAATTGCGGAGTTCGAGGCGGAGCACGGCGTCATCGAGACGCCCTTTGACGACGCCGAACAAAAGTGA
- a CDS encoding FtsW/RodA/SpoVE family cell cycle protein — MKKRPVKTPIRSLVAAIMLFEILAFLLIAMHPDRQETEMLQAISLALYMPALCWFSTMILPKFLPADRLLMALMNFLCGVGVVILYSMLPEKGTKQAMFYGLGLMVMVVCILVVRIIRSWRMLCWLIIPAGLGLLLLPLLFGSWQDGAKNWVSVPFLGSFQPSEVVKLMLLVVLAYFFSAHRTLLQMTPAIIFTGGCLGLLMLQRDLGTALMYYFTAIILFYAASGNVPLTVAGLGGGAGAAVVGYNMFAHVKVRVAMWRNPWSDALGKGYQIIQALLAIGSGGLVGVGLGLGQPRVIPAYYTDFVFAVICEQFGILFGICVVAVYVVIIVRGISLALRSRRSFLALLALGCTSLLGVQTFVIIGGVIKLIPLTGITMPFISYGGTSMLSCMGLMGFLQGISSRVREDLEQDIEMAGAREGAGVA, encoded by the coding sequence GTGAAGAAGCGGCCGGTCAAGACGCCGATTCGTTCGCTGGTTGCGGCGATCATGCTCTTTGAAATCCTCGCCTTCCTGCTCATCGCCATGCACCCGGACAGGCAGGAGACGGAAATGCTCCAGGCGATCTCGCTCGCGCTGTACATGCCCGCGCTCTGCTGGTTTTCCACGATGATTCTGCCGAAATTTCTGCCCGCCGACCGATTGCTGATGGCGCTGATGAACTTCCTTTGCGGCGTCGGCGTCGTGATCCTGTACAGCATGCTGCCGGAAAAGGGCACGAAGCAGGCGATGTTTTACGGACTGGGCTTGATGGTCATGGTCGTGTGCATCCTGGTCGTGCGCATCATCCGCTCGTGGCGGATGCTCTGCTGGCTCATCATTCCCGCAGGGCTGGGGCTGCTGCTGCTGCCGTTGCTCTTCGGCTCCTGGCAGGACGGCGCGAAGAACTGGGTTTCGGTGCCGTTTCTGGGCTCCTTTCAGCCCTCCGAAGTCGTCAAGCTCATGCTGCTCGTCGTGCTGGCCTACTTCTTCAGCGCGCACCGCACGCTGCTTCAGATGACGCCCGCCATCATCTTCACCGGCGGCTGTCTCGGGCTGCTGATGCTCCAGCGCGACCTGGGCACGGCGCTGATGTACTACTTTACCGCCATCATCCTGTTCTACGCGGCCTCCGGCAACGTGCCGCTCACCGTGGCGGGCCTCGGCGGCGGCGCGGGCGCGGCCGTGGTGGGCTACAACATGTTCGCCCACGTCAAGGTACGCGTGGCCATGTGGCGGAACCCCTGGTCGGACGCGCTGGGCAAGGGATATCAGATCATTCAGGCGCTGCTGGCGATCGGCTCCGGCGGGCTGGTGGGCGTGGGCCTCGGCCTCGGCCAGCCGCGCGTGATTCCCGCCTATTATACGGACTTCGTGTTCGCGGTCATCTGCGAGCAGTTCGGCATCCTGTTTGGCATCTGCGTCGTGGCGGTGTACGTGGTCATCATCGTGCGCGGTATTTCTCTGGCGCTGCGTTCGCGCCGGTCGTTCCTGGCGCTGCTGGCGCTGGGCTGCACGTCGCTTTTGGGCGTGCAGACGTTCGTCATCATCGGCGGCGTCATCAAGCTGATTCCCCTTACCGGCATCACAATGCCCTTTATCAGCTACGGCGGCACCTCGATGCTCTCCTGCATGGGCCTGATGGGCTTCCTGCAGGGCATCTCATCGCGCGTGCGCGAAGACCTGGAGCAGGACATCGAGATGGCCGGCGCGCGGGAGGGGGCGGGGGTTGCATGA
- a CDS encoding penicillin-binding transpeptidase domain-containing protein, with protein sequence MKELRRHIRLVALALLSLFAVWMLYFCYSTYFYGGRWFANPYNTRISSKKQTVIAGTVTDTAGTVLAYTDTTGNRRYADGESTRRAVSHVVGDDSAKVANGVETFHAQYLLGFNSNVLERLLDVIKGQQQHGDDVQLTISAELSESISKAFPKGRLGAAVVLNYKTGDILAMVSKGDFDPENMSEALSDEAAGALVNRATQGLYPPGSVFKIVTLASALTAMPDVAGRTFDCTGQLQVDKSVVTDAGMAVHGEQTLVQAFSNSCNNIFASLTLDLGYQTLGLTAQDMGFNDNFLFRDLVVYNSSYPIDDKSLDDLAWSGVGQGRVLVTPLHMAMIAGAVANGGSMMEPRLLKAIVTPQGQTRKLAGSRVYSKAMSEEVAGTIADYMVSTVRGGTARRAAIDGYRVGGKTGSAEASDDKTIDTHAWYVGFIQDDEHPLAIAVVVEFGGSGGQVAAPLAKKALQKALELGF encoded by the coding sequence ATGAAGGAACTTCGGCGTCATATCCGTCTCGTCGCGCTGGCACTGCTCAGCCTCTTCGCGGTTTGGATGCTCTACTTCTGCTATTCGACCTACTTTTACGGCGGGCGCTGGTTCGCCAATCCCTACAACACGCGCATCAGCTCTAAAAAACAGACGGTCATCGCGGGCACCGTGACCGATACGGCCGGCACGGTGCTGGCCTACACGGATACGACCGGGAACCGGCGCTATGCGGACGGGGAGTCCACGCGCCGCGCGGTGTCGCACGTGGTGGGCGACGACAGCGCGAAGGTCGCCAACGGCGTGGAGACGTTTCACGCGCAGTACCTGCTGGGCTTTAACTCCAACGTGCTGGAACGGCTGCTGGACGTCATCAAGGGCCAGCAGCAGCACGGCGACGACGTGCAGCTTACCATCAGCGCGGAGCTTTCCGAGTCCATCTCCAAGGCGTTCCCCAAGGGGCGGCTGGGGGCGGCGGTGGTGCTCAACTACAAGACGGGCGACATCCTCGCGATGGTCTCCAAGGGTGACTTCGACCCGGAGAACATGAGCGAGGCGCTGTCCGACGAGGCGGCGGGCGCGCTGGTCAACCGCGCGACGCAGGGGCTCTATCCGCCGGGATCGGTCTTCAAGATCGTGACGCTGGCCTCAGCCCTCACGGCGATGCCGGACGTGGCGGGCCGCACGTTCGACTGCACGGGCCAGCTTCAGGTGGACAAGTCGGTCGTCACCGACGCGGGCATGGCGGTGCACGGAGAACAGACGCTCGTGCAGGCCTTCTCCAACAGCTGCAACAACATCTTCGCCTCGCTGACGCTGGACCTGGGCTACCAGACGCTGGGCCTCACGGCGCAGGACATGGGCTTTAACGACAACTTCCTCTTCCGCGATCTGGTGGTGTACAATTCCAGCTACCCCATCGACGACAAGAGCCTGGACGACCTCGCGTGGTCGGGCGTCGGCCAGGGCCGCGTGCTGGTGACGCCGCTGCATATGGCGATGATCGCGGGCGCGGTGGCCAACGGCGGCTCCATGATGGAGCCCCGGCTGCTCAAGGCGATCGTCACCCCGCAGGGGCAGACCCGCAAGCTCGCGGGCAGCCGGGTGTATTCCAAGGCGATGAGCGAGGAAGTCGCCGGTACGATCGCGGATTACATGGTGTCCACCGTGCGCGGCGGCACCGCGCGGCGCGCGGCCATCGACGGCTATCGCGTGGGCGGCAAGACCGGCAGCGCGGAGGCGTCGGACGACAAGACGATCGACACGCACGCGTGGTACGTCGGCTTCATCCAGGATGACGAGCATCCGCTGGCTATCGCGGTGGTGGTGGAGTTCGGCGGTTCCGGCGGCCAGGTGGCCGCGCCGCTTGCCAAGAAGGCGCTGCAAAAGGCGCTCGAGCTCGGATTCTGA
- a CDS encoding phosphatase PAP2 family protein, whose product MTKQRYEAMIACFKGPHKDAWVFCFRYAPYLLAFLYAGLCLFVMFARPAIAVRVIGVPAVVFALSSALRAAINRPRPYDALGFRPLLPHKPGKGKSLPSRHAACAVVIACALTYACAPLGIVAIPLAAFVCASRVLTGMHYPSDVLCAAALSLLCAWVGFGA is encoded by the coding sequence ATGACCAAACAACGCTATGAAGCGATGATCGCCTGCTTTAAGGGCCCGCACAAGGACGCTTGGGTCTTCTGCTTCCGCTATGCGCCCTATCTGCTGGCCTTTCTGTACGCGGGGCTCTGCCTTTTCGTGATGTTCGCGCGGCCCGCGATCGCGGTGCGCGTCATCGGCGTTCCCGCGGTCGTCTTCGCCCTGTCAAGCGCGCTGCGCGCCGCCATCAACCGCCCGCGGCCTTACGACGCGCTGGGCTTTCGGCCGCTGCTGCCCCACAAGCCCGGCAAGGGCAAGAGCCTGCCCAGCCGCCACGCGGCCTGCGCAGTCGTCATCGCGTGCGCGTTGACCTACGCCTGCGCGCCGCTGGGCATCGTCGCCATTCCCCTGGCCGCCTTCGTCTGCGCTTCGCGCGTGCTGACCGGCATGCACTATCCCTCCGACGTGCTGTGCGCGGCCGCTCTTTCGCTTCTGTGCGCGTGGGTGGGGTTCGGGGCGTAA